The following are encoded together in the Ooceraea biroi isolate clonal line C1 chromosome 2, Obir_v5.4, whole genome shotgun sequence genome:
- the LOC105287932 gene encoding uncharacterized protein LOC105287932 isoform X8 yields the protein MMEPPLTSKVLRAPNLKRGQENIRIQERIKLERVLGVTVSSNAALDCDATSELVAYPAGCTVVLFNPRKNSQAHVLNACRKTVTSLALAGDGKLLATGECGHMPNVRVWDISDPHNAVQIAEFPGHKYGINCVAFSPSNKYVVSVGSQHDMIVNVWDWRNNVKVASNKVSSKVKAVCFAENGNYFVTVGNRHVKFWYLEYSRSAKYKEPVPLMGRSAILGEQRNNDFVDVACGRGEMADSTYAITKTGLLCEFNNRRLLDKWVELRTSSANCMAVGDKYIFIGCAEGIVRCFSPSTLQFVTTLPRTHYLGVDVAQGLSISHMSQHPPNAKYPDAIALAFDERNNKLTCVYNDHSIYVWDVRDIRRVGKSHSFLYHSACIWGVEMYPAGPDSIGAMPPGSFITCSSDDTIRVWNMEKDISPNDTLYKRNIYSNELLKVLYVDPELTYLKDLDLAAAGSTEKSDASYDGRNGVRSIRVSPDGKHLASGDRSGNIRIHDISSLEELCLIEAHDAEVLCLEYSRFSRSLADTPRLLASASRDRLIHVFSVDQEYNFLQTLDDHSSSITAVRFFNQSNQNNQIQMVSCGADKSIIFRQLQSTPGGMPQFARGHNAQGKTTLYDMEVDSGQKHVLTACQDRNIRVYNVATGKHSKTFKGSVSDDGSLIKVVLDASGIYVATSCTDKTLCVYDYYSGECMATMVGHSELVTGLRFSPDCRHLVSASGDGCVFVWRVPHDMIVTMQARLAQQAMRAGKRPPHVNGDGIDVQLDNETYGSPPLDFLDPNANPTPQSASVDYRFSVGQLPLWAKKQINTASSTDDGAALGSNVRSLGVDLPKGRWAQRVQQGDGITVKSVYDSDEVIPFPSRSAIDSDGGVGGGGGSKDSSIDSGTETKCSSDYRRETIVSKREEEESVFRACPESFREIENETKQVIDDKVTVRSSNSMDLTRQSRSRHHTDDSSLGSFKFEDHESTEHDGDVEDYSEGENGTTGSEKSHHRLMYYPPPEDIVSNQFTVNAMDVEELRRSQRRQKRLKNAENGRTSELTASGSQDESDSEGGASTPSAERNPLSMLSEASSEGFDQLAKQSHREKYLKNAFESLSGAEEPPNRVKATSISSQFHGRLNENSTVTTKVRNAAVVNATKHARSDADVVKKREELQRRIEETRRKLQSVGYRSSLKSSQSISDLSSHIPEKHHRSSRLGTGNRSSQQSQFLKPTNPCKPMLNPKPAFKTQQLINKVQGVGSALPKLEVPNENCLSKSQTASYVSERAKATLSRPLTLTLKKTEKYKLSLNKANQSLPESPVCEELKLLKEQCKKNISRFARFAQKRRSCSYFIGLHDNAEDIESIAKSFESLPAMNERNMENLKESMDDPDEGNGNFSDDSLEGDFKNPPRRCVSDHQINLHMDDHRNYPNYQSLQRRILTGSQESVLSDASVESFSKGSAEILDYNHYDHDRHSSASFFLSRRRMQAGRSQESILTDESDYQMFPLRENCADHRSTESVLTDDSDSLVKSAPLEMLFDSHYKRKRQNSETYSGNPGNAVETATDNERGSANENELRRAVFRSKSLQDTRISKAKNDVNFAEDNAPVKTHVYYEFSLDNARKDNAMDATICDKSESTTPRGNSLQVPSTPITPMTESLMILNDFVAHKPPKPKRNSSRTQSMRNRARPSWKYLDAPLSSATGKLTVDSDSHVLSSTNPAYLDYRVTRSDLGVKRDPNNSDAIEQFLQSTVHYPERSNDDKDKFYSLQPHHRADKNVNLRDESMYGNDDSSHLTKSHYLANKIHDTGEEQTAAAGKERIHCFDDEIPTKDTGETYDSLEPGATSCDLQTMELRTADSNLRSTNERIASLDASVDVRITRAIEGTVKLLSKEFENLVRKKQYFMKEKCLRLAQETNENFAKLEAERDGRACAIKRDARLQSGGEDSDCADVSAMDRSLMESGSSTSASSCTNSPKRMWPPASRCQSHMKWTKTLPTIDQAILPTKHPYAVSGKLASKNVSSTSRTVSGIANAGNQSRHASGKNHSTHITRSSSVGVLNQSDSESDAGVTTGGSNRGWNSQSGNSRMSGLMRPTISSQNKINHQNKSNTFGGNVSSILRRRGMQGAFSTVNLSQVGNQEDSSSEDTSSNGNGGKPALPPRPRSISIDHSSASLSLPGTTVRRSGSTTIVTNGRSGANMIGQNGNRMSAMNRNQLEPSPHELPVKDTDRAIDVASAELGTDKTLVSTQLCNTIADELTRTADNVVQLYKRLTIDNDDDPSREAIDRDTMLRGLESSVNETMRTLRLVVAGGESHNDGTGDSIVTNEATAKFQELLAGQDQGKVVNMMQQYSELLLTMMQQRMGGTHSSHT from the exons ATCAAACTAGAACGGGTACTAGGCGTGACTGTTTCCAGCAATGCAGCCTTGGATTGCGACGCGACCAGCGAGCTGGTCGCTTATCCAGCTGG CTGCACCGTTGTGCTGTTCAATCCACGGAAAAACAGTCAAGCGCACGTGTTGAACGCCTGTCGCAAGACGGTGACTTCTCTGGCGCTCGCCGGAGATGGCAAGCTTCTGGCTACGGGCGAATGCGGCCACATGCCGAACGTTCGTGTCTGGGATATCTCCGATCCGCATAATGCCGTGCAGATTGCAGAATTTCCCGGACACAAGTACGGCATCAACTGTGTG GCGTTCTCGCCCAGCAATAAGTACGTTGTGTCGGTCGGCTCGCAACACGACATGATCGTCAACGTGTGGGATTGGAGGAACAACGTTAAAGTAGCGTCCAACAAAGTTTCGAGCAAGGTAAAGGCCGTCTGTTTCGCGGAGAATGGTAATTATTTCGTTACTGTGGGCAACAGACACGTCAAGTTTTGGTACCTGGAATATTCGCGCAGTGCCAAG TACAAGGAACCCGTGCCTTTGATGGGCCGATCTGCCATATTAGGAGAGCAGAGGAACAACGATTTCGTTGACGTAGCCTGCGGCAGGGGGGAAATGGCCGACTCCACGTACGCGATTACCAAAACGGGTCTGTTGTGCGAATTTAATAACAGGAGGCTCTTGGACAAATGGGTTGAGCTCCGA ACGAGCAGTGCCAATTGTATGGCGGTCGGGGATAAATACATCTTTATCGGATGCGCCGAAGGAATTGTTAGATGTTTTAGTCCTAGTACGCTTCAATTTGTTACTACGCTACCAAGGACGCATTACTTGGGAGTCGATGTCGCGCAAGGATTATCTATCAG tcACATGTCTCAACATCCACCGAACGCCAAGTATCCGGACGCGATCGCGTTGGCGTTCGACGAGCGAAACAACAAGTTGACCTGCGTCTACAACGACCACAGTATCTACGTTTGGGATGTGAGGGACATTAGGCGCGTCGGCAAGTCGCATTCGTTCCTATACCATTCGGCCTGCATCTGGGGCGTCGAGATGTATCCGGCTGGTCCAGACTCGATCGGCGCGATGCCGCCCGGGAGTTTCATCACCTGCTCCAGCGACGACACGATAAGAGTCTGGAATATGGAGAAGGACATTTCGCCAAACGATACCCTGTACAAACGAAACATTTATAGCAAC GAATTGCTCAAAGTATTATACGTGGATCCGGAATTGACGTATTTGAAGGATCTAGATTTAGCTGCCGCGGGATCTACCGAGAAGAGCGACGCGTCCTATGACGGTCGTAACGGTGTAAGATCGATAAGGGTCAGTCCTGACGGCAAACACCTCGCCTCCGGAGATAG ATCCGGCAACATTAGGATTCACGACATCTCGTCGTTGGAGGAACTGTGCTTAATAGAGGCACACGATGCCGAAGTGTTGTGTCTTGAATATTCAAGGTTCTCGCGATCTTTGGCGGATACTCCCAGATTGTTGGCGAGCGCCTCGCGAGATCGGCTGATTCACGTTTTCAGCGTAGATCAGGAATACAATTTCCTACAGACGCTCGACGATCACAGTTCTTCCATTACCGCCGTCAGATTTTTCAACCAATCGAATCAGAATAATCAGATACAGATGGTATCCTGTGGCGCTGATAAGAGCATTATTTTTAGACAGTTGCAATCG ACACCAGGTGGTATGCCACAGTTCGCCAGAGGCCACAACGCTCAGGGAAAGACTACGCTGTACGACATGGAAGTCGATTCCGGACAGAAACACGTCCTAACTGCCTGTCAAGATAGAAACATTAGAGTTTACAATGTTGCCACGGGTAAACACAGCAAAACTTTTAAAGGCTCCGTTAGCGACGACGGCTCGCTGATAAAAGTCGTTCTAG ATGCATCCGGTATTTACGTAGCTACCTCGTGTACAGACAAAACGCTGTGCGTGTACGATTATTACAGCGGCGAGTGTATGGCCACTATGGTCGGTCACTCGGAACTGGTGACGGGTCTGCGTTTCAGTCCAGATTGTCGTCACCTCGTATCCGCGAGCGGTGACGGCTGTGTGTTCGTGTGGCGCGTTCCGCACGACATGATCGTAACCATGCAGGCTCGCCTCGCTCAGCAAGCGATGCGCGCGGGCAA GAGACCGCCTCATGTCAACGGTGACGGAATCGATGTGCAACTGGATAACGAAACCTACGGGTCGCCTCCACTAGATTTTCTCGATCCCAATGCCAATCCGACGCCTCAAAGTGCCAGCGTCGATTACAGATTCAGCGTGGGTCAATTACCATTGTGGGCGAAGAAACAGATAAATACCGCGAGCAGTACCGACGACGGTGCGGCGCTCGGCTCGAACGTCAGGTCCCTCGGTGTCGATTTACCTAAGGGAAGATGGGCGCAACGTGTGCAACAAGGCGACGGTATCACCGTGAAGTCAGTCTACGACAGCGACGAAGTTATACCATTTCCGTCGCGCAGTGCCATTGACTCGGATGGCGGCgtcggtggcggtggtggttcGAAGGACAGTTCCATCGACAGCGGCACGGAGACGAAGTGCAGTAGCGATTATCGCCGGGAAACGATTGTTAGTAAAAGG gaagaagaggagagtgTATTTCGAGCTTGTCCGGAAAGTTTTAGAGAAATcgagaacgaaacgaaacag GTGATTGATGATAAGGTGACCGTAAGAAGTAGCAATAGTATGGATTTGACACGTCAATCGAGGAGCCGTCATCACACCGACGACAGCAGTCTTGGCAGCTTTAAATTTGAG GATCACGAAAGCACTGAACATGATGGGGACGTTGAGGATTATTCCGAAGGAGAAAATGGAACGACTGGTTCGGAAAAGTCACACCACAGATTAATGTACTATCCTCCGCCAGAAGATATCGTGTCAAACCAGTTTACCGTTAACGCGATGGACGTGGAGGAGCTTCGAAG GTCACAAAGGCGGCAGAAAAGGTTGAAAAACGCGGAAAATGGCCGGACGAGCGAATTAACCGCATCTGGCAGTCAGGACGAGTCCGACTCGGAAGGCGGAGCGTCGACTCCTAGCGCCGAGAGAAATCCGCTGTCCATGTTGTCCGAGGCCAGCTCGGAAGGTTTCGATCAGCTGGCCAAGCAGAGTCACAGAGAAAAGTATTTGAAGAATGCCTTCGAGTCCCTCAGCGGAGCCGAGGAGCCTCCGAATCGCGTAAAAGCGACGAGTATCAGCTCGCAGTTCCACGGAAG GCTCAATGAAAATAGCACCGTAACAACCAAAGTACGCAACGCGGCGGTGGTTAATGCGACTAAACACGCGAGAAGCGATGCCGACGTCGTGAAAAAGCGGGAGGAGTTGCAAAGAAGGATAGAAGAAACTAGAAGGAAATTGCAAAGC GTCGGCTACAGGTCATCACTGAAATCCAGTCAGAGCATATCCGACTTGAGCAGCCACATACCGGAGAAGCATCATCGTTCGAGCAGACTCGGCACAGGTAACAGATCCAGTCAACAGAGCCAATTTCTAAAACCGACTAATCCCTGCAAGCCCATGCTAAATCCAAAGCCCGCGTTTAAAACCCAGCAACTCATTAATAAGGTCCAAGGTGTGGGGAGTGCATTACCTAAGCTAGAAGTACCAAATGAAAACTGCTTGTCGAAAAGTCAGACTGCCTCATACGTcagcgagagagcgaaagcGACTCTTAGCCGTCCGTTAACGCTGACATTAAAGAAAACTGAAAAGTACAAGCTGTCCTTGAATAAGGCTAATCAGTCTTTACCCGAATCTCCCGTATGCGAAGAATTGAAGCTGCTAAAGGAGCAATGCAAGAAGAACATCAGCCGGTTCGCGAGATTTGCTCAAAAGAGAAGATCTTGCAGCTACTTTATCGGTTTGCACGACAACGCGGAGGATATCGAGAGCATTGCCAAGTCCTTCGAGAGCTTGCCCGCCATGAACGAGCGTAACATGGAAAATCTCAAAGAGAGCATGGACGACCCTGATGAGGGGAATGGTAATTTCAGCGATGACTCGTTGGAGGGAGACTTTAAGAATCCACCTCGACGTTGCGTCAGCGACCATCAGATAAACCTTCACATGGATGATCATCGAAATTATCCCAATTATCAGAGTCTCCAAAGGCGGATCTTGACCGGCTCTCAAGAGAGCGTGCTCTCCGACGCGTCCGTTGAATCGTTCTCGAAAGGAAGCGCCGAGATCCTGGATTACAATCACTACGATCACGACAGACACTCGAGTGCGAGTTTCTTCCTATCCCGACGTAGGATGCAAGCGGGCAGAAGCCAAGAGAGTATATTGACCGACGAGTCGGATTATCAGATGTTCCCGTTGCGCGAAAACTGCGCCGACCACAGAAGCACGGAGAGCGTGTTGACCGACGATTCGGACTCTCTGGTGAAATCCGCCCCGTTGGAGATGTTGTTCGACTCGCACTACAAGCGCAAGAGGCAAAACTCGGAAACCTACAGCGGTAATCCTGGTAATGCCGTAGAGACCGCTACGGATAACGAGCGAGGTTCTGCCAACGAGAACGAGTTACGCAGGGCGGTGTTTAGATCCAAGTCCTTGCAAGATACTAGAATCAGCAAAGCAAAGAACGACGTCAATTTCGCGGAGGATAACGCGCCGGTAAAAACTCATGTTTACTATGAATTTAGTCTTGACAATGCACGTAAGGACAACGCGATGGACGCGACGATTTGCGACAAATCTGAAAGTACGACCCCACGTGGCAACAGTCTGCAAGTACCGTCGACGCCGATCACACCGATGACCGAGTCGCTGATGATCTTGAACGACTTTGTCGCTCACAAGCCGCCGAAACCCAAAAGAAACTCGTCTCGCACACAGAGTATGCGCAACCGAGCCAGACCGAGCTGGAAATACCTGGACGCACCGCTCTCGTCGGCCACCGGAAAACTCACCGTCGACTCCGATAGCCACGTGTTATCTTCCACGAATCCGGCTTATTTGGACTATCGAGTTACACGAAGCGATCTAGGAGTCAAACGAGATCCGAACAATTCAGACGCGATCGAACAGTTTCTACAGTCGACGGTGCACTATCCGGAACGATCCAACGACGACAAAGACAAGTTCTACAGCTTGCAGCCACATCATCGCGCCGACAAGAACGTTAATTTGCGGGACGAATCGATGTACGGCAACGACGATTCCTCGCATCTAACGAAGAGCCATTATCTAGCCAACAAGATCCACGACACGGGCGAAGAACAAACTGCAGCTGCCGGCAAGGAACGAATCCACTGCTTCGACGACGAGATCCCGACGAAGGATACCGGCGAGACGTACGACTCGTTAGAGCCTGGCGCGACCTCGTGCGACCTGCAAACGATGGAGCTGCGGACTGCCGACTCGAATTTACGGTCCACCAACGAGCGGATCGCGAGCCTGGACGCGAGCGTAGACGTCAGGATAACTCGCGCCATCGAGGGTACCGTGAAATTGCTGTCGAAAGAGTTTGAGAACCTAGTTAGAAAAAAACAGTACTTTATGAAGGAGAAATGTTTGCGACTGGCGCAAGAGACGAACGAGAACTTCGCCAAGTTGGAGGCCGAGCGAGACGGTAGAGCTTGCGCGATCAAGCGTGACGCACGACTACAATCGGGCGGCGAGGACAGCGATTGCGCCGACGTATCAGCGATGGACAGATCACTGATGGAGAGCGGCTCTTCCACGTCCGCCTCGAGTTGCACTAATTCGCCCAAGAGAATGTGGCCACCCGCGTCGCGATGTCAAAGTCACATGAAGTGGACGAAAACTTTGCCGACGATAGACCAAGCGATTCTTCCTACCAAGCATCCTTACGCAG TTTCAGGAAAATTAGCAAGCAAAAATGTGAGCTCAACGTCAAGAACAGTCTCTGGGATTGCCAATGCTGGCAATCAGTCCAGACATGCTTCTGGAAAAAATCATTCGACTCATATAACGAGAAGCAGTAGCGTTGGTGTCTTGAACCAG AGCGATTCAGAATCGGATGCCGGTGTAACCACCGGGGGAAGTAATAGAGGATGGAACAGTCAATCGGGCAATAGCAGAATGAGCGGTTTAATGAGGCCAACCATCAGTTCTCAGAATAAAATCAACcatcaaaataaatcaaacACCTTTGGTGGCAATGTTTCGTCGATATTGAGAAGGCGTGGAATGCAAGGAGCTTTCTCAACTg TTAACCTGAGTCAAGTAGGAAATCAAGAGGACTCAAGTTCCGAGGATACATCTTCGAATGGAAACGGAGGAAAACCAGCGTTACCGCCGAGGCCTAGAAGTATCAGTATTGATCATTCCTCTGCTAG TTTAAGTTTACCCGGTACGACGGTGAGAAGATCTGGCTCAACGACTATCGTGACGAATGGTCGAAGCGGTGCCAACATGATTGGGCAAAACGGAAACAGGATGTCCGCGATGAACAGGAATCAACTGGAACCTAGTCCGCACGAGTTACCGGTGAAAGACACGGATCGTGCTATCGATGTAGCTAGTGCCGAAT TAGGCACGGATAAGACATTAG TATCCACCCAACTGTGCAACACGATCGCGGACGAGCTCACGCGAACCGCGGACAACGTCGTGCAGCTGTATAAGCGTTTGACGAtagacaacgacgatgacccCTCGAGAGAAGCGATCGACCGGGACACCATGCTACGAGGATTGGAATCATCCGTCAACGAGACTATGCGTACTCTACGACTGGTCGTCGCCGGTGGTGAGAGCCATAACGATGGAACTGGCGACAGTATCGTCACGAATGAAGCCACCGCCAAATTTCAAGAATTACTCGCGGGTCAGGATCAGGGCAAGGTAGTTAACATGATGCAGCAGTACTCCGAGCTGCTCTTAACTATGATGCAGCAAAGGATGGGAGGGACTCACTCAAGTCACACGTAA